A single Garra rufa chromosome 9, GarRuf1.0, whole genome shotgun sequence DNA region contains:
- the LOC141342161 gene encoding regulating synaptic membrane exocytosis protein 4-like: MGRQSHDATSTTGSGAGSTGGRMQRSQSRMSLSASFEALAVYFPCMNSFDEEDGEAGGKKLRSTIQRSTETGLAVEMRSRMTRQASRESTDGSMNSYSSEGNLIFPGVRLSSDSQFSDFLDGLGPAQLVGRQTLATPPMGDIQIGMVEKKGALEVEVIRARGLVGKPGSKALPAPYVKVYLLENGACIAKKKTKVARKTLDPLYQQQLSFEETPGGKVLQIIVWGDYGRMDHKSFMGAAQILLDDLDLSNMVIGWFKLFPPSSLVDSTLAPLTRRASQSSLDSGSGPFGRS; encoded by the exons ATGGGCAGGCAAAGCCACGATGCCACGTCCACCACGGGCTCGGGTGCGGGCAGCACCGGTGGACGCATGCAGCGCTCCCAGAGCCGCATGAGTCTCTCGGCTTCATTTGAAGCGCTGGCCGTCTACTTCCCTTGCATGAATTCTTTCGATGAGGAAGATGGAG AAGCAGGAGGAAAGAAGCTGCGTAGCACTATCCAGAGGAGCACAGAAACTGGTCTGGCCGTAGAGATGAGAAGCAGAATGACCCGACAAGCCAGCCGCGAATCCACTGACGGCAGCATGAACAGCTACAGCTCAGAGGGAAA CCTCATTTTCCCTGGAGTGAGACTCTCTTCTGACAGTCAGTTCAGTGATTTCCTGGATGGACTTGGCCCCGCCCAGCTTGTGGGGAGACAGACATTAGCCACGCCCCCTATGG GTGACATTCAGATCGGAATGGTGGAAAAGAAAGGAGCCCTAGAGGTAGAGGTCATCCGAGCCAGAGGCCTTGTGGGAAAACCAGGTTCTAAGGCACTGCCAG CCCCTTACGTAAAGGTGTATCTACTGGAGAACGGCGCCTGCATAgccaaaaagaaaacaaaagtagcACGAAAAACACTGGACCCTCTTTACCAGCAGCAGCTGTCGTTTGAAGAGACACCAGGAGGAAAGGTTTTACAG ATCATTGTGTGGGGAGACTACGGACGCATGGACCACAAATCTTTCATGGGAGCCGCTCAGATACTTTTAGATGATCTGGACTTGTCCAACATGGTTATTGGCTGGTTCAAGCTGTTTCCTCCCTCTTCGTTGGTCGACTCAACCCTGGCCCCGTTGACCAGAAGAGCTTCCCAGTCGTCTCTCGACAGCGGGTCCGGGCCGTTCGGTCGCTCGTAG